The DNA sequence GGCGCCGTCATGTGCCGCGAGAAATGGGTAGCACAGGACGTGGCAGATTGCGGCGATGACTGGGGCATCAGCCTCGCGCCGGATGATGCCTATACGGCCCTGCGCGGCCTGCGCAGCCTGCAGACACGCATGGCCGCGCATGAGCGGGCCGGTCTGACCATCGCAAACTGGCTGGACGGACGCGACGAAGTTTCCCGGGTGCTGCATCCGGCACTGCCGCAGCATCCCGATCACGCTTTGTGGAAACGGGATTTCCGCGGGTCGAACGGCCTGTTTTCCTTCATCCTGCGCGAAACGCCAACCGCAGCCTTGGCGCGCTTTTTCGAGGCCCTCGACCTGTTCTCGATGGGCTTTTCCTGGGGCGGCTTTGAAAGCCTGGTTATTCCCTGCGATCCGCAATTGAAGCGGATGAAGGGCCATTGGAGCGAAGACAAGGACGGTCCGCTGCTGCGCATTCATGTCGGACTGGAAGATGTGGATGATTTGATTGCCGATCTCGATGCCGGCTTTGCGGCGATGGGAGCTGGATAGGTGAAACCTGACGCGCGCCGCATCGGCCTTGTATTGGGGCCTGCCCTGGCGGGACTGATACTGTTCGCCGGGGCGCCCGAAGGATTGAGTGACGCAGCCTGGGGCACGGCCGCCCTGATGGTGCTGATGGCGGTCTGGTGGGCCACGGAAGCGATCCCCATTCCGGCCACGTCGCTGATGCCGCTGGTATTCCTGCCGCTGTTTGGTGCGGGCTCCCCCGCACAGACCGGCAGCGATTATGCCAATCACATCGTGATCCTGTTGCTGGGCGGATTCATTGTGGCCATCGGCATAGAGCGATGGGACCTGCACAAGCGCATTGCCCTGAATGTCATCAGCCGCGTGGGTACATCGCCCGGCGCGCTTGTGTTTGGATTCATGCTGGCAACTGCCGTTTTGTCGATGTGGATTTCCAACACCGCCTCCACGCTGATGATGGTGCCCATCGCCCTGTCTGCCAGCGCCGTTCTGGGCAATGTCTCCCGGCATTTCACCACCGCCCTCATGCTGGGCATCTGCTATGCGGCCTCGATTGGCGGCGTGGCCACGCCGATCGGCACGCCGACCAATCTGATCGCCATCAGCTGGCTGCAGACAGAGGCCGGTGCCCATATCGGGTTTGCGCAATGGATGGCCTTCGGCCTGCCCGCCATGGCGCTGCTGCTGCCTGTGGCCTGGTGGAATGTCACGCGCGGCATGCCGGTGAAATCCGAAAATGCCGAGATCGTCTCGCAGCATGTGCGCACACAGCTGGCGGATATCGGGAAGATGAGTGTTCAGGAAACCCGCGTGGCCATCGTGTTCGGCATCACGGCGGGCCTGTGGTTGTTGCGCCTGCCGTTGGAACTGGGCCTGGAATCGGCGGGGATCGATCTTCTGGCAAAGTATGGCGGCGCGGAAATCGACATGATGATCGCGATTTTCGGCGCCCTGCTCATGTTCCTTGTGCCGGCCGGCGGCGGGCATCATCGCGGCCTGCTCGACTGGCCGGAAGCCGAGCGGATCCCGTGGGGCGTCCTGCTGTTGTTTGGTGGCGGCATTGCCATGGGCAAGGCCATTTCCCGGACCGGCCTGTCGGAATGGATCGGGGAAAGCCTGCGCGTTCTCGACGTATTGCCGGCGTTGGTGTTCATCCTGATCGTGGTGGCGCTGGTCATTTTCCTGACGGAAGTCACATCGAACGTAGCCACAATGACCACGCTGGCCCCTGTGCTGGGGTCACTCGCCATCGCCCTTGGCGCAGCGCCCGAGAGCCTGCTGGCCCCGGCAGCGGTGGCTGCGTCCTGCGCATTCATGTTGCCGGTGGCGACGGCGCCCAATGCCATTGTCTACGGGTCCGGTCATGTGACCATCCAGCAAATGATCCGGAAGGGCTTTTTCATCAATCTGGCAGGGATCGTGATCATCGCGGCGATCGGATACTGGATCGCGCCGATGGTGCTGTAGAGGAACCCGGCGCAACACGGCGCCAAATTCCTCCACTGTCGGCAAGCTGCGTCCCTCACCCAGCCCCGTCTGCACTCAGGCATACAGGACCAAGCTGAACGCCACCTGAACTTAGGTTAATTCAGGCCGCAGGCGGTTCGCTGACCTTGACCATGAGCTTGCCGAGATTCTTGCCTTCGAACAGGCGGGACAGGCTCGCCGGCGCATTTTCGAGCCCATCGACAATATCGGCTTCGAACTTGATCTTGCCGGCCATCAGCCATTGGGCCATCTGCTGGATGCCTTCCGGGAAACGCGGGAAATAGTCGATAACGATGAAGCCCTTGAGCAGGGTGCGGCGCATCAGCAGATTGGAGAAATTGTAGGGGCCCGGCACCGGCTCTGTCGCGTTGTAGGTGCTGATCAGGCCGCAGAGCGGCATGCGGGAGAAATCGTTCAGGCGGGCGATCACCTGATCCATGATCTTGCCGCCGACATTCTCGAAATTGATGTCGATGCCGTCCGGGCAGTGCCTGTCCAGCGCGGCGCCGACGTCTTCCGACTTGTAATTGATCGCGGCGTCGAACCCGGCCGTTTCGGTGAGCCATCGGCACTTCTCGTCGCTGCCGGCGATTCCGACGACGCGGCAGCCCTGGATCTTGGCGATCTGGCCGACCATCGATCCGACAGCGCCGGCGGCGGCAGAGACCACGACGGTCTCGCCCGCTTTCGGCTTGGCGATGTCCATCAGGCCGAAATAGGCGGTCATGCCAGTTGCCCCGAGGGGCCCCATGAAGGCGGTCAACGGTACGCCCGGCAGGCGCGGCAGCGCGTTCAGCGCCTCGCCCGGCAGGTTCGAATAGAGCGACCAGGTGGCAAGGCCGGTATTGACGATGTCACCGGGTTTCAATCCGTCGCAACGGCTCTCGACCACTTCCGCGAGGCCACCTCCCCGCATCGCATCGCCGATCCCGACCGGCGGCAGGTAGCCATCCACATCGCTCATCCAGATCCGGTTGGTCGGGTCCAGCGAGAGATAGATCAGGCGGGTGCGGACCTCGCCGTCCTTGAGGGGCTCCAGCGGCGACTCGACGAGTTCGAGGTCCCCCTCCTTCAGATCGCCCACCGGGCGCTGGCGCAGGATCCAGCTTTTATTCACTTCGGCCATTCTTTCCTCCCATGCTTTGAAAAGAAGGCTAGGCCAAAACCGCGCTAGCGCAAGATGCCCCGCCGCGTCATCCGCCACGCATAAATCAACAGCAGGACGGCTATCAGAATGATGAAAGCTGCAAATGCAGGGTTTGACGCGCTTTCGGGGACGTCTTTCAGGGATAGGCTGTAGATCATGGATATCGCTGCCCCGGCCAGCGAGACAGCAAATGCCCAAACCGCGTATCGGCTGCGCATCAGCAGAAGTATCGACCCAATCAGAGCGCCCCAGACTCCAAGCGCCCAGATGACGTATTGCCAGGCCGGGAATGAGTAGAAAAAGGCTTGCTGCTCTTCGGTGTAATTTGACATGTAAGGCGCCCAGCGTGTCACCGTTGCTGTGAAATCAAACGCGCCAAAACCATTCCAAATAGTGGCCATTACTCCCACCACCCAAAGGTGCCAGGGCGTACCGACTGATTGCGTTTTCAGTGTCTCGTTCATGCTTCCCTCCCAGGATTATCGCACGAGTTTACGCGGCGTAGCGCCACTGGGCAATTCCGCGCCCATGCGCCTGCAATCCTACGCGCTCAATGGGTGACGCCGCCCTGAAGGCGGGCTACACAATTGGCCAGAAAAGGATTCCCGTCTCATGGCCACAGCCCCCGTCGACAATGACAGTCATCTCTATCTGGTGGATGCGAGCGCCTATATCTTCCGCGCCTTCCACGCCCTGCCTCCGCTGACCCGGGCCAGCGACGACCTGCCCATCGGCGCTGTCAGCGGATTCTGCAACATGCTGTTCAAGCTGCTGGAAGATCTGAAAGGGGACGAACGCCCGACGCATTTCGCCTGCATCTTCGACAAATCCTCCATCACCTTCCGCAATGACCTCTACGACCAGTACAAGGCGAACCGGTCCGAGCCGCCGGAAGAGTTGCGGCCGCAATTTCCCCTAGTGCGCCGTGCGGCCGAAGCCTTTGCCGCTCATGCCATCGAGAAGGAAGGTTTCGAGGCAGATGACCTGATCGCCACCTATGCCCGCCAGGCCGAAGCCAGGGGCGCGCGCGTGACGATTGTCTCGTCCGACAAGGATCTGATGCAATTGGTGTCCGACCAAGTCGTGATGCTGGACACGATGAAGAACAGGACGCTGGGGCGCGATGCCGTGTTCGAGAAGTTCGGCGTCGGCCCGGAAAAGGTCGTCGATATCCAGTCCCTGGCCGGGGACAGCGTCGACAATGTGCCCGGCGCGCCCGGCATTGGCGTGAAGACCGCCGCGCAATTGCTGGAGACCTATGGCGACCTCGAAACCCTGCTGGAGCGGGCCGAGGAGATCAAGCAGCCCAAGCGCCGCCAGACCCTGATCGACAATGCGGACCTGATCCGTATCTCGAAACAGCTTGTCACGCTGAAGGATGATGTGCCGCTGGACGTGCCGCTGGAAGACCTGGCCGTACAGGACCCGGATCCAGAGACACTGATCAATTTCCTGGAAGAGATGGAGTTTCGCACCATCACGCGCCGCGTGCGCGAAATGATGGAACTGGAAGGCGCGATCGAAACGGCCCAGCCGGCCGCCGATCCGATCGACCGGAGCAAATATATCTGCATCCGCGACTTCGGAGAGCTGGAAGAATGGGTCGCCCGCGCCACGATGCAGGGCTTTGTCGCGGTCGATACGGAAACCGACAGTCTCGATTCCATTGCGGCGAACCTGGTGGGCGTATCGCTGGCGCTGTCCCCGAATGAGGCCTGCTATGTTCCGCTGGCCCATGTGGACCCGGACAATGCCGGCGACGGCGACATGTTCGGCGCCGACCCGCCGCGGCAGATCCGCATGGAAGATGCCCTGCGCGCGCTGAAGCCGATGCTGGAAGACCCGGCCGTGCTCAAGATCGGGCAGAACATTAAGTATGATCTGTCGATCTTCGCGACGCACAAGATCAAGGTCGGCCCCATCGATGACACGATGCTGCTGTCTTATGTGCTGAATGCCGGCAAACACAATCACGGCATGGATACGCTGTCCGAACGGTATCTCGAGCACAAGACCATTCCGTTCAAGGAGATTGCCGGAACCGGCAAATCGCAGAAGACGTTCGACCAGATTGCCCTGGACAAGGCAACCGAGTACGCCGCCGAAGATGCCGATATCACGCTGCGCCTGTGGCAGGTCTTCAAGCCGCAGCTACGGACCGAGAAAGTGACGACAGTCTACGAGACTTTGGAACGACCGCTCGTCCCGGTGCTTGCGCGCATGGAACAGGAAGGGATCAAGGTAGACCGCGATCACCTGTCTCGACTGTCTTCCGACTTCTCTCAACGCATGGCCGCGCTCGAAGCAGATGCTTATGAGCAGGCCGGCCGCGAATTCAATATCGGCAGCCCGAAACAGCTGGGCGAAATCCTGTTTGACGAGATGGCGCTTGAAGGCGGCAAGAAAACCAAGACCGGCGCGTGGCAAACCGACGCCGATGTGCTGGAAGGGCTTGCCGCAGAGGGCCATGCCCTGCCCCGCACCATTGTCGACTGGCGGGCCCTGTCGAAACTGCGCTCGACCTATACCGAGGCGCTGCAGGCGGCGATCAATCCGAAGACAGGCCGCGTGCATACCAGCTTCTCGATGGCGGTGGCCCAGACAGGCCGCCTGTCCTCGACCGACCCCAACCTTCAGAACATACCGGTCCGCACCGAGGAAGGCCGCAAGATCCGCGAGGCCTTCGTGGCCGACAAGGGCAATGTCCTGGTCAGCGCAGACTATAGCCAGATCGAGCTGCGCATCCTGGCGCACATTGCCGACATCGACGCGCTGAAGACCGCCTTCCGGGACGGGCTCGACATTCATGCCATGACGGCCAGCGAAATGTTCGGGGTGCCGATCGAGGGCATGGACCCGATGGTGCGCCGTCAGGCCAAGGCCATCAATTTCGGCATCATATATGGCATTTCCGGGTTTGGCCTGGCACGCCAGCTGGGCATCCCGCAGAGCGAAGCCAGCGAGTACATCAAGACCTATTTCAAACGCTTTCCCGGCATCCGCGCCTATATGGACGAAACCAAGGCCTTCGCGAAGGAGAATGGCTTTGTGACGACCGCCTACGGACGGAAGATCAATTTGTCCGGTATCAAGTCAAAGGGCCCTCAACGCTCCTTCGCGGAACGTCAGGCCATCAACGCGCCGATCCAGGGCTCTGCCGCCGACATCATCAAACGCGCCATGATCCGCATGCCGGACGCGCTTGCCAGGGCCGGGCTGTCGGCGCGCATGCTGTTGCAGGTCCACGACGAACTGGTCTTCGAGTGTCCGGAAAAGGAGGCCGACGCGCTGATCGACACGGTCAAGACAACCATGCAGGGTGCCGCCGGTCCGGCGCTTCAGCTTTCCGTGCCTCTGGTGGTCGACGCGCGCGCCGCCAGCAATTGGGCCGAAGCGCACTAGCCCAGAAAGTTTAGGGGCCGCCCCGGCGCAGACGAGTGGCCGGGACGGCTACTGGACTAAACTTCCGTCAGGATGTCTGAATACGGAAGGCGGGATTTCGGGAGGGAGGCGTTATAGTCCTGCTCCGGATCGTGATAGCCGAGCGGTACAACGAACAGGGCGGAATAGCCTTTCTCGCGCAGGCCGAACTCTGCATCCAGAACCGGTATCTCGATCCCTTCCATGGGCGTTGCGTCCACACCGAGCGCGGCGGCGCCCAGAAGGAATTGTCCGAGGTTGAGATAGACCTGCTTGTCCATCCAGTGCTGGACATCCTTGAAATCCTGCTTGTGCAAATTCACGAAAAGGGAGCGCCCGCCATGCATGGCCGGCTTGTGGGTTTCCCTGTCCGTATCGAAGCGGCCATCCTTGTCTTCCTGCTCCAGCACGTGCTGCAGATAGTCTTCATCCACGGCAAGTCGGCTGGCGAACACCACGACATGCGAGGCGTTGAGAATGGATGGACGATTGAACGGATACTTCTCCGTCGCCTTGGCAACCCGCTCCTTGCCCTCCTGCGTGGAGGCGATGACAAAATGCCAAGGCTGGATGTTTGTGCTGGACGGGCTGAAGCGTAGCAATTCTTTCAGCTTATCGACCGTTTCGTCCGGAATGCGACGGTTCGGGTCATACGCCTTGGTCGTATGGCGTTTCTTGGCATAGTAAGTGATATCATGTTCCATGAGATAGTCCTTTCAAGGATATTAATTGGAGGAAGTTGCGGGAAGTCTGGATCAGTTCCGGGTGGAGGTGATCTCGAAATGTCCTTCGCTGCGGACATAGAGCAGGCAATCTGTTTTCACGTTGCAAACGAACACATCTGCAGCGTTCGGCGCGCTTGCCACAAAACTGCCGGGCATGAGCACGTGCTTTGCATTTGCGCCGCCCAGTTGGACTTCGGGCTCTCCGGAGATCGAGACGATCTTCAGGTCGGCCCGGTCACCGGAAAGACGAACAGATTGTCCGGCGGGTAGTTTCACCAAGGTGCCGCGCGCACCGGTATCGGCTTCACCGCCCCAGAGAAATGCGACTTCAGCGCCGCCGTCCCGCTCGATCCAGGCGATGTCGGACGCGTCGAGCCAGACAAGGTTTGACCGGTCCAGATTTACCGGACGTTCGCCATTGTCGAATGCGTTTTCGGTTGGCTGAACGAGATACGGGCCTTCATCGATCTCGATATAGGCCATGTTGAATTCACCCTCAGCGGACGTGATGTGAGCTTCTCCAGCGGGCTGGGTCCAGAACGACCCCGCTGGCAGCCACATATTGGCCGCAGCCGGATCGTCATTGTGAATCCGTCCCTCGATCACGACACCTCGGTAGGTCACATTGTGAATGTGGGGTGGCGAGGAAAACCCTTGCTTGAACTGAACCAGAAATCCGGAAGCCCCGGCGGCTGCACGATCTCCCCAAAGCGTTCCGGCTCTCGGGCTCGCATCTCCCCTTGCGGGATTGAGAGGGCCCCAGTCCACATCCGAGGCCGGAACGATTTTGGAGGGCGAAGGCCCATCCTGAACCTGCTGGGCAGTGGCGCATGCCCCCATCATCGCGGCGAGCACCGCTGCGCAACCAAATCCTGAGACGGCATCTCTGAATGAAGCGAATGAGTTCAGCGGCATGAGTAATCCTTCCATGGGGCGGGTTGATCTTGGCGTACGGCACGCCAGATGGGTTCCATCAGTTGACGCCCCCCGATTTATTCATACAAACTGAATGCACAAGTACGCACAATTTTGGCCTATACGCACAGAAAGTATACTGTAAGACATGACCCGCTTCGAGAAATATGACTGTTCCGCTGGCTGCCCCGTGGAGGCGGCCCTGGAAGTGATCGGCGGAAAGTGGAAGGGCGTCACGCTGTTCCATTTGATGGACGGCGTGAAGCGCTTCAATGAATTGCAACGCGATGTCGGCAACGTCACCCAGCGCATGCTGACCAAGCAATTGCGCGAACTGGAAGAGGCTGGCTTGGTGCACCGTGAGGTCTATCCCGTGGTCCCGCCAAAGGTCGAATACAGCCTGACCGAGAAGGGCCAGACGCTGCGCCCCATCCTGAACGCCCTGAAGGCATGGGGCGAAGAGCACGTGTTTGCAGATTGAGCAGGCTGCCGCCAATCTCCCTTAAATTGCCGTAATGTGAGCGTGCGGGTGCCTTGATCCCTTGATTTCATTGCAATTGCGATGAAGGAGGGCTTTTGCCGTGACGCGAACCATGTTTGAACACCGTATGACAAGGCGGCCGGATCCCGTGCACGGATATGCTGTGGCTGAAAAGGATAGAGCGATGACGACTTTGGCACTGGTGGATGATGACGAGAACATCGTGGCGTCCCTGAAGATCTTCTTCGAGGCTGAAGGCTACAATGTGCGCACCTATCATGATGGTGAAGCCGCCCTGCCCGCCCTGACCGAAACCCCGCCGGACATTGCCATCCTGGATGTGAAGATGCCCCGGATGGACGGCATGGAATTGCTGCGCCGGTTGCGCCAGACATCGGAACTGCCGGTCATCTTCCTGACGTCCAAGGACGAAGAGATCGACGAAGTCATCGGCTTCAATATCGGCGCGGATGATTTCGTGCGGAAACCCTGTTCCAATCGCCTGCTGGCGGAACGCGTCAAGGCCGTGCTGCGCCGCGCCCGTGGCGGCGCCTCCGGGACAGAGGAAGGCGACCAGAAGCCGATCGTGCGCGGCAAGCTGACGCTCGACCCGAACCGCCATGCCTGCACCTGGGATGGCCATCCGGTCAGGCTGACCGTGACCGAATTCCTGATCCTGCAGGCCTTGGCGCAACGCCCTGGCTATGTGAAGAGCCGCGACCAGCTGATGGACGCCGCCTATGACGACCAGATCTATGTCGACGATCGCACCATCGACAGCCACATCAAGCGGCTTCGCAAGAAGTTCCGCGAAGTGACGGATGAATTCGACGCAATCGAGACGCTGTATGGTGTCGGCTATCGCTACACCGAATAGACAACACGTCACGGAAATCTATGTCGGCGGGGCGGCCGATACAAAAACCCGCCTCGTCGCCACCTATGCAGAGGAACGCCAGCGCCGGTTCGCGCAGGATGCGTTTCGCGACGCCCGGTATTTTCCGCATTACGCACCACGCCGCATTCTGCGTCTCGCCCGCCAGCGGGCAGACATGGGGCACCTGATCGTGCTGACCGGGCACAGCTGGGGTGGGGATACGGCGCTGCGTGTATTGCGGGCGCTGCATCCGCGCCCGGTCGATCTACTTGTCTGTGTGGACCCGGTGCCGAAATCACGCCTCAACCCGCCTCCGGCGCCAAGAAATGCCGCGCGGATCATCCATGTCGATGCCCGGCCGCGCCTGCCCAACCGGTCGGACCGGATCAAGGATATGGGCCAATGGGTTGGCGGCACGCTGCACCGGCGCCTGTCCGGGGCCGATATGCGGATCATTGTGGACCTCAATCATTTCGCCTTCGCCCAGATGATGCACATGCCCGGCGAGGACGGCGTGTCCGCGGCGGATCTCATCGACCGGATCGGACAGGTCAGGCCAGGCCCAGCCGCCAGGACCAGTTTGGCAGGCTGAGGACGAGCAGGATGAACCCGAGCCCGACCAGGAAGCTGAGCGGTGAATACACCCGGCGATTGAGCGTCAGGAAGGGCAATTCGGGAGTCGCGCGCTCGAAGGCCGGGAGCACACCGATGATGCCGCGCCCCAGAAATGCGATACCGGCGGCAAACCCCATCAGGGCCATCAGCACCTTTCGCGGAAAATCCGGCAGAGGCAGCGTGAAATATCCGCCCAGCCAGGCCGCCAGAACCGCCGCAGCAAACAGCCAGAAGGCGTTCAGCAGGCAGGACCGCAGGGACGGCATCCGGGTGATGCCCCGCCGGCCGATCACGGCCCGCGCCAGCGCCTGTTCATTGGCACAGGGAAAATGGCTGCCAAACGCCCAGAGCGTGTACAATCCGCCCACGATCACGAGGACGCTTACCAGGATGGGAGATATGATCTGCGCAATCATGACTTCACTCCGGCAGCCGGGCGGCCAGCGAAAATGCACCGCCCACTTGCTGTTTTCGCCATCATTCAATAGCCAGACACAAGACTAGCACAAGGAATAGGAAAACTTCATGGCAGATCCGGAAAACACGCTGCTTCTCGAAACCTCGAAGGGGTCGGTCACGATCGAACTGCGCCCGGACCTGGCGCCGGGACATGTCGACCGCATCAAGGAACTCGCCCGCGAAGGGTTTTATGACGGCATCGTCTTCCATCGCGTGATTGACGGCTTCATGGCGCAGGTCGGCTGCCCGCAGGGTACCGGCATGGGCGGCTCGTCCAAGCCGGACCTGAAGGCCGAGTTCAATGCCGAACCGCACGTGCGCGGCACCTGCTCGATGGCCCGCACTTCGGCGCCGCACTCGGCCAACAGCCAGTTCTTCATCTGTTTCGACGATGCCCGCTTCCTCGACCGGCAATACACGGTCTGGGGCCAGGTGACCGAGGGCATGGATGTGGTGGACCAGCTGGCCAAGGGAGAACCGCCGCGCAATCCCGACCGCATTGTCAGCATGAAAGTGGCTGCCGACGCCTGATCGGCGGCACATAGCCAGGCCAGCATGTCAGACCACAAGATCAGGCGAAAAGCATTCACGCGGCACGGGTCGAAGATATTCGGCTCGCGCATCGCCCGACTGATCTTTGCGTCCAACCTTGCCGGCCTGGCCATTCTCATCATCGGCGCCATGGTCCTGAACGAGATGCGCGCCGGTTTTGTGGTCTCAAAGAAGCAGGACCTTGTTGCACAGGCCCAGATCTTCACCAGCCTTCTGGGCGATGATGCGACAACGCCCGAGCCACGCCTGGACGAGGAAGCCGCGCGCCAGACCATTGTCCGCCTGAACCTGCCGGAACGTGTGCGCGCCCGCATCTATCTTCCCGATGGCGACCTGGTCGGCGACAGCTTCTATCTGTCGGAACGCGTCGACATTGACGCCCTGCCGCCCCTGCAGGAACCGAGCAGCTTTGCCCGCCTCGGCGCGAGCCTGTCGGAATGGGCCAGCCGGACCCTTGGCCCCATCATGCCGCGGCGCAGTTCCGACGCGTTGGTGGCCCAGAGCTTCGAGGAAGAGTTCGAAATTGCCGTACGCGGACAGGAAGCGGCCAGCCAGCGCTTCTCCGACCGCGGGCAGCGAGTCATATCGGTCTCCATGCCGGTGCAGCGGGTTTCCGCAGTTGTCGGCGTTCTGACCCTCGAATCGAACGATATCGACGAGATCATCCGCGCAGAGCGGGCCGCGCTGGTTCCCTTCATCGGCGTTGCCGTCCTGGTGGCTTTTGTCACCTCGGTACTCCTGACCCTTGGCATCGCCCGCCCGTTGCGGCGCCTGTCCGTTGCGGCAGACAGGATACGCGCCGGCACATCCGACCGGCTGGACATTCCGGCACTGACCCATCGCAAGGACGAGATCGGCGACCTGGCCGTCTCCATGCAGAGCATGACCGAAGCCCTGCTGGACCGCATCCAGGCAAATGAACAATTCGCGGCAGATGTCGCGCACGAACTGAAGAACCCCCTGACCTCCATCCGCTCAGCCGTCGAAACTGCAGAGCGGGTACAGAATGATCCCGTCGCCAGCAACCGGCTGCGCGAGCTGATCGCACAGGACGTCAAGCGGCTGGACCGTCTCATCACGGACATTTCGAATGCGTCCCGTCTGGAAGCGGAAATGACGCGCGTGCCAACCGAACAGATGGACATTGCCAGCTTCGTCAGCGATGTGGTGCAGACCTATGAGGCCTTCAGCCGGG is a window from the Hyphomonas sp. genome containing:
- a CDS encoding helix-turn-helix domain-containing protein, with amino-acid sequence MTRFEKYDCSAGCPVEAALEVIGGKWKGVTLFHLMDGVKRFNELQRDVGNVTQRMLTKQLRELEEAGLVHREVYPVVPPKVEYSLTEKGQTLRPILNALKAWGEEHVFAD
- a CDS encoding peptidylprolyl isomerase, with translation MADPENTLLLETSKGSVTIELRPDLAPGHVDRIKELAREGFYDGIVFHRVIDGFMAQVGCPQGTGMGGSSKPDLKAEFNAEPHVRGTCSMARTSAPHSANSQFFICFDDARFLDRQYTVWGQVTEGMDVVDQLAKGEPPRNPDRIVSMKVAADA
- the nfsB gene encoding oxygen-insensitive NAD(P)H nitroreductase; this encodes MEHDITYYAKKRHTTKAYDPNRRIPDETVDKLKELLRFSPSSTNIQPWHFVIASTQEGKERVAKATEKYPFNRPSILNASHVVVFASRLAVDEDYLQHVLEQEDKDGRFDTDRETHKPAMHGGRSLFVNLHKQDFKDVQHWMDKQVYLNLGQFLLGAAALGVDATPMEGIEIPVLDAEFGLREKGYSALFVVPLGYHDPEQDYNASLPKSRLPYSDILTEV
- a CDS encoding DUF3995 domain-containing protein, with the protein product MIAQIISPILVSVLVIVGGLYTLWAFGSHFPCANEQALARAVIGRRGITRMPSLRSCLLNAFWLFAAAVLAAWLGGYFTLPLPDFPRKVLMALMGFAAGIAFLGRGIIGVLPAFERATPELPFLTLNRRVYSPLSFLVGLGFILLVLSLPNWSWRLGLA
- a CDS encoding DUF4437 domain-containing protein: MEGLLMPLNSFASFRDAVSGFGCAAVLAAMMGACATAQQVQDGPSPSKIVPASDVDWGPLNPARGDASPRAGTLWGDRAAAGASGFLVQFKQGFSSPPHIHNVTYRGVVIEGRIHNDDPAAANMWLPAGSFWTQPAGEAHITSAEGEFNMAYIEIDEGPYLVQPTENAFDNGERPVNLDRSNLVWLDASDIAWIERDGGAEVAFLWGGEADTGARGTLVKLPAGQSVRLSGDRADLKIVSISGEPEVQLGGANAKHVLMPGSFVASAPNAADVFVCNVKTDCLLYVRSEGHFEITSTRN
- a CDS encoding DASS family sodium-coupled anion symporter, with translation MKPDARRIGLVLGPALAGLILFAGAPEGLSDAAWGTAALMVLMAVWWATEAIPIPATSLMPLVFLPLFGAGSPAQTGSDYANHIVILLLGGFIVAIGIERWDLHKRIALNVISRVGTSPGALVFGFMLATAVLSMWISNTASTLMMVPIALSASAVLGNVSRHFTTALMLGICYAASIGGVATPIGTPTNLIAISWLQTEAGAHIGFAQWMAFGLPAMALLLPVAWWNVTRGMPVKSENAEIVSQHVRTQLADIGKMSVQETRVAIVFGITAGLWLLRLPLELGLESAGIDLLAKYGGAEIDMMIAIFGALLMFLVPAGGGHHRGLLDWPEAERIPWGVLLLFGGGIAMGKAISRTGLSEWIGESLRVLDVLPALVFILIVVALVIFLTEVTSNVATMTTLAPVLGSLAIALGAAPESLLAPAAVAASCAFMLPVATAPNAIVYGSGHVTIQQMIRKGFFINLAGIVIIAAIGYWIAPMVL
- a CDS encoding response regulator transcription factor, which gives rise to MTTLALVDDDENIVASLKIFFEAEGYNVRTYHDGEAALPALTETPPDIAILDVKMPRMDGMELLRRLRQTSELPVIFLTSKDEEIDEVIGFNIGADDFVRKPCSNRLLAERVKAVLRRARGGASGTEEGDQKPIVRGKLTLDPNRHACTWDGHPVRLTVTEFLILQALAQRPGYVKSRDQLMDAAYDDQIYVDDRTIDSHIKRLRKKFREVTDEFDAIETLYGVGYRYTE
- a CDS encoding NADP-dependent oxidoreductase; translation: MAEVNKSWILRQRPVGDLKEGDLELVESPLEPLKDGEVRTRLIYLSLDPTNRIWMSDVDGYLPPVGIGDAMRGGGLAEVVESRCDGLKPGDIVNTGLATWSLYSNLPGEALNALPRLPGVPLTAFMGPLGATGMTAYFGLMDIAKPKAGETVVVSAAAGAVGSMVGQIAKIQGCRVVGIAGSDEKCRWLTETAGFDAAINYKSEDVGAALDRHCPDGIDINFENVGGKIMDQVIARLNDFSRMPLCGLISTYNATEPVPGPYNFSNLLMRRTLLKGFIVIDYFPRFPEGIQQMAQWLMAGKIKFEADIVDGLENAPASLSRLFEGKNLGKLMVKVSEPPAA
- the polA gene encoding DNA polymerase I, producing MATAPVDNDSHLYLVDASAYIFRAFHALPPLTRASDDLPIGAVSGFCNMLFKLLEDLKGDERPTHFACIFDKSSITFRNDLYDQYKANRSEPPEELRPQFPLVRRAAEAFAAHAIEKEGFEADDLIATYARQAEARGARVTIVSSDKDLMQLVSDQVVMLDTMKNRTLGRDAVFEKFGVGPEKVVDIQSLAGDSVDNVPGAPGIGVKTAAQLLETYGDLETLLERAEEIKQPKRRQTLIDNADLIRISKQLVTLKDDVPLDVPLEDLAVQDPDPETLINFLEEMEFRTITRRVREMMELEGAIETAQPAADPIDRSKYICIRDFGELEEWVARATMQGFVAVDTETDSLDSIAANLVGVSLALSPNEACYVPLAHVDPDNAGDGDMFGADPPRQIRMEDALRALKPMLEDPAVLKIGQNIKYDLSIFATHKIKVGPIDDTMLLSYVLNAGKHNHGMDTLSERYLEHKTIPFKEIAGTGKSQKTFDQIALDKATEYAAEDADITLRLWQVFKPQLRTEKVTTVYETLERPLVPVLARMEQEGIKVDRDHLSRLSSDFSQRMAALEADAYEQAGREFNIGSPKQLGEILFDEMALEGGKKTKTGAWQTDADVLEGLAAEGHALPRTIVDWRALSKLRSTYTEALQAAINPKTGRVHTSFSMAVAQTGRLSSTDPNLQNIPVRTEEGRKIREAFVADKGNVLVSADYSQIELRILAHIADIDALKTAFRDGLDIHAMTASEMFGVPIEGMDPMVRRQAKAINFGIIYGISGFGLARQLGIPQSEASEYIKTYFKRFPGIRAYMDETKAFAKENGFVTTAYGRKINLSGIKSKGPQRSFAERQAINAPIQGSAADIIKRAMIRMPDALARAGLSARMLLQVHDELVFECPEKEADALIDTVKTTMQGAAGPALQLSVPLVVDARAASNWAEAH